The DNA region AAAAGTTTAAATTTGCTGTCAAGAATATTTAAAACAATCTTGTAAATATCCTCATTATAAGCCTTCATTTTATCAAGAATTCTTCTGTATAATTCTTTATCCTTAACTTCTGAAAGAAGTGAAAGAGCTACTAAAACTATGTGTGATTTTCCTCTTCCATAAGCACCAGATAAAATTTTTGCTCTCTGAGTTGATTCGCTCTGAGTACCTGAAAGAAGATCATATATCAAATCAATTGAAGAATTTGTCGGTATAAAATTACGTATCTTTGATTCGTTTTTCAGATCATACGCAATGTTTACTGATGTCTGAAACCCGCTTGATACTTTAATGATTTCACTTAACATATATAACTCCTAAAACCTACTTATTTAAACTGTCATAATACTTTTCGACGCATTCTTCAAATGTCATGTCTGTCTTAATTTCAATAACATCCAATCCGGCGGTTCTGATAACCTTTATGTAACCGAGTGATTCGATCTTATACAGAATATTGATAAGAGTGATCGAATCTAAATTGAATACCTTACCTATGCTTTTTTCTTTATTCTGCAGTTCAGAAATTCGTATTTCCTTTTTACCTTCTGTACTTTTGATTATAAGAGCAAGAAGAACAAGCAAAGGCAGGTTTTCTGACTTAGGTGTTGATTTTTTATAAATACCTTTTTTCTTGTCAACAACATCTACAAGACCGATTTCTCCCAAAGGACAGTCTATGTTGTTTTCAGGATGTACTTTTTCCGGATTCAGTTTTGCACGCGGAACATAAGAGTTTATCAAACAACTGAAGTCATCACTGATAGACCTGTCAGCAATTTGTCTGTCCTTGTTTGTAAATTTATCATCATCCTGCATGTTAAGATATTTTTTCACCGCAGAATAAAAATCATCGTAATCAAATTCCTGCTTGTTAAACTGATTAAAGAAAATATACCATGCTGTAGCATCTTCTTCATTAACGGCCAGATTATAATGGAGAAGGCATAAGGTTCCTACTTCCTCCATGTATCTGTCGTTATTATAAATAATATCACCAAGCTTAGTAGGCGACTGATTTTTCTTCCCACTCTTAGGTTCTGATGTAAGACCAACTGCCATAAGCCAGTATCTCAAAGACTTGACCATATTGGCCCCTATTCCTAGAACATCCATGCTTTTGCTGGACGAACCCTGAAAAATACCTGGCTCTTTTATGATATTACTCATTCCCTTGTACAGCCATCCCTTTCGGATAGCAAAACTTTCATGCCCTCTAAACTTCATGTGATTTACCTTATTCCTTAGTCCTTAAATATTTTTCCATCAGACAACCGCCTTCAAGATATTTTGCTGTAACACACATCTTGCAGCGTTTGCACTTTTCACTGTCAATATAATACGTATCGCCCACAATTGAAATTGCTCCGAAGTGACAAAGTGATTCGCACTTAAGACATTTTCTGCAGGCGTTAAATTTCTTTATCTGATATCCTATCATTCTCTGAAGATCATCATGCTTTGCAACATTCATTGTTTTTATCTTAACAGAGTATTCGTAGCCTTCCTGCGTAAACGGCTGAATTGAAATGATAGGTGTCTGTGTTTTTATGTCGAGAACAATTGTCTCGTTGATAAGTTTACGTCCAAGTTCTTTCGACACTTTACCGAAAGGAGTAAACATACCGAGAAGTTCATCATCAACTGCTCTGTTAAGCTGATATATCTTTGCATTATCTTCAACTGTGCAGTTGGTATATCTGATCTTGATATCCTGAGAAGCTTCAAGACCATTACCACCCTGACGAGCTTTCCATTTACCAGTATCAATATATACTTCCGGATCAGGTTTGCCAATTTTCTTTGCAAAATCGACAAGGAAGTTATGCCACTTCTTATACTGTTCAGGCATATAAATTGAAGAAAGGAACTGAGCCCTGTCATTATTATTCGGACAGCACCAGCATCCTACACGATCATAGCCAAGTCGGTATGCATCATTAAAATCAATTTTCTCACCCAGTATATAAAGCCAGATATCAAGATCCTGCCAGAGGAAAATCGGTGAAGCAACTTTCTGCTTCTGAATTTTCACTGACTCCGCATTATCTTCAACACGATTGTATTTGCTTCGTGAAACTGATTCGCACTTTCTTATACCGTAAAAAGTAAGAATATTAATGTCCTTATAATAACGATTCAGAATTCTTGTTATCGGTCCTGTCTTGAACATAGAACAGCACCATCTCATCATTCTTGCAGGAGGCCCGATGTCTTCACAGACACTGTAAAAGTCCTGTTCCTTATTCTGTGCGCTTCTGAAAATCGCTTTAGGATTATTCTCTCTGAACCTGGCTGCGTATTCGAGAGTAAGCGGAAACTCCAGAGTAGTGTTTCCGAAAATGTGAACCATGCTCGGATCGCTCAGAGCTTTTGCTGCTAAGTCAGCTGTAACTGTAGAATCTTTTCCTCCTGAAAATGATAATACTATATTTTCACGAGGATATTTTTCAGCCTCTTTCTGAATAAAAGTATGTGCTTCATCAATTATATAATTCAGCCTTGATCTGTTGGCCTCAATGAATTTACTGATGTGCTGATCAAAATACTCATATGTATTCTGACTCTTGTATTCCTCTAATTTTGATATGATATATTCCGGTGAATATTTTTTATAATGCTTCTTGGAAATGTTTATCGTCTCACCGTCAATATAATACTTGTTAGTGTTAGCCCATACTGATTTTTTATGGAACTCCATCGGCTTATCAAGTAAGATCTCAATCAGTAGCCTTTCTTCAGGAAACACAGGTCTCATATCTGAAGCCATGTAAACTGCTTTACCACTACAAACAGGACATCTGTGACGATCAATGTCCACAGGATATCTTATTATAGGGGTGTTACATGAAGGACATCTGTATATTTCAGCTGGTATATCTGCAGTAGTCTGTCTGCCGCAAAATTCGCAAACAGATTCATTAGTTTCTCTTCTGCAATCCTTGCACCACAAAGTTATTTCTCTCCTTGCTAATTAATAACGCAAAAAACGCCTGAAACAACCTTCAGCAAATGCTAAAAGCTATTTCAAGCGTTTTTTTAATTTGTTATTATATTTATAGCAAGAAAAAAAGGCAGACTTATCCTGTCTGTCTGTCTGTCTGTCTGTCTGTCTGTCTGTCTGTCTGTCTGTCTGTCTGTCTGTCTGTCTGTCTGTCTGTCTGTCTGTCTGTCTGTCTGTCTGTCTGTCTGTCTACAAATTATGCGGCATTTTAACATCCTTGTCAACCCCTTTTCATAAAAAATCATCATTATCTCCATTTTCGTCAAAAACAGCAATGAAGATATCTTTATTATACACTAATTTAGTGCATATGTCAACAATTATAGTCCGGCATTGTACCAATTTAGAATAAAAAAACCAAAGTGAGCAGCATTTTTTTATTACTTAAGTCATCATGTATTAGTCCTTCTCCATAACGCATCAACCATGCCTTAAGTCCGAAAACCTTCGCATACGAATAAAAAAGCAAAAGCCGGCAATGTGGGGGATGGTGAAGGAAAGAGAGTGCAGAGAGAAAACCTTAGGCAGGGGGAGAAATGCCGCGCTTTTGCGGGCTTTTATCGTTCTCCCCCTGCATATGGTTGTCTCTTTGCATCGTCGTAACAAATGAAATTTGCAGCTCATCAGAATAAAAAACGATCCCTGAAAGCAGTAATTACATACCGTTCCAGAGATCTGTGATCTGATTAAATTACATCACAAGTGGTTTGCCAAGTGATTTCGCTATCTGTTTTAATGTGTCAACGTCCAGGCCGGTGTAACGACCGATCTTATCTGCAGTTTCTCCGTCGTTGATCATCATTTCTGCAAATCGAAAATCTTTCTCTTTGATGATCTTGTCCTTTTCTTCAAGACTTTTATCTTTTTCTTTAAGACTTCTGTCTTTTTCTTCAAGAATTCTGTCCTTCTCGGCAAGCTGTGCCTTTGCCTTATAATAGTCTTCTGTATAATATCCGCTTATATTGCACATTTTATCCACCACCTCATCGTATTCCTTTGTCATTTTTATATTGTATATTTCTTCAAGCTTACTTCTCTTATTTTCCGAGGTCTCATATTTGTCAAACAATAGACTCAGCATATCAACAAGTTTATCTCCACAGTTACCTTCTTCTCCGTTTGTATGCAGACAAACCATGATTGTTTCCATCAGATCGTAATCCTTTTTTGGAAGTTCCATATTCCCCAACATGCGGGTTTCTATAGTATGATAACGATTTATTGAATTCTGAAATTCCGGTTTCGGATCGATGCATATCCATATGGAGTATACCTTTTTGATATCACCGTAATTTGAATCGTCAAATTCTTCTCCGTGCTGAGCTGAAATCATTCTGGCGTTATAGTAAATGCCTCTTGATACAAGCGGATATCCGGGATCAAACTTGTTCTGTGCTTCAAGATTTATTATTACTTTCCTGTACTCATTATTTTTAGGAATATGTACTATAAACCGAACATCGAAGGTGACTTTACCTTCATCTACATCCAAATCTTCGTTTTTTAGCTGACTTATCTTTTCTGGAATATCATCTATCCTTGCTGAATCTCTGTGTACAGGTACACATGCTATTTCCGGTTCACTAACTATGTATTCCGCAGCTATCTGTTCTACCGAATATTCAGATAATTCTGATATACACTCCTTAAGAATGAAAGCACTTATTACACGATAACTCAGTAATGCCTTTCCTCCCGCATCAAGATATTCTTCTCCGCTCAGTTTACT from Ruminococcus sp. HUN007 includes:
- a CDS encoding DUF4007 family protein, which codes for MKFRGHESFAIRKGWLYKGMSNIIKEPGIFQGSSSKSMDVLGIGANMVKSLRYWLMAVGLTSEPKSGKKNQSPTKLGDIIYNNDRYMEEVGTLCLLHYNLAVNEEDATAWYIFFNQFNKQEFDYDDFYSAVKKYLNMQDDDKFTNKDRQIADRSISDDFSCLINSYVPRAKLNPEKVHPENNIDCPLGEIGLVDVVDKKKGIYKKSTPKSENLPLLVLLALIIKSTEGKKEIRISELQNKEKSIGKVFNLDSITLINILYKIESLGYIKVIRTAGLDVIEIKTDMTFEECVEKYYDSLNK
- a CDS encoding phosphoadenosine phosphosulfate reductase family protein, whose product is MWCKDCRRETNESVCEFCGRQTTADIPAEIYRCPSCNTPIIRYPVDIDRHRCPVCSGKAVYMASDMRPVFPEERLLIEILLDKPMEFHKKSVWANTNKYYIDGETINISKKHYKKYSPEYIISKLEEYKSQNTYEYFDQHISKFIEANRSRLNYIIDEAHTFIQKEAEKYPRENIVLSFSGGKDSTVTADLAAKALSDPSMVHIFGNTTLEFPLTLEYAARFRENNPKAIFRSAQNKEQDFYSVCEDIGPPARMMRWCCSMFKTGPITRILNRYYKDINILTFYGIRKCESVSRSKYNRVEDNAESVKIQKQKVASPIFLWQDLDIWLYILGEKIDFNDAYRLGYDRVGCWCCPNNNDRAQFLSSIYMPEQYKKWHNFLVDFAKKIGKPDPEVYIDTGKWKARQGGNGLEASQDIKIRYTNCTVEDNAKIYQLNRAVDDELLGMFTPFGKVSKELGRKLINETIVLDIKTQTPIISIQPFTQEGYEYSVKIKTMNVAKHDDLQRMIGYQIKKFNACRKCLKCESLCHFGAISIVGDTYYIDSEKCKRCKMCVTAKYLEGGCLMEKYLRTKE